The Parafrankia irregularis genome contains a region encoding:
- a CDS encoding WhiB family transcriptional regulator, with amino-acid sequence MDWRHRSLCRDEDPELFFPIGTTGPAERQVEEAKAVCRRCSVTSDCLNWALDTGQDSGVWGGLSEDERRALKRQVRLRVRTA; translated from the coding sequence ATGGACTGGCGACACCGAAGCCTTTGCCGTGACGAGGACCCAGAGCTCTTCTTTCCGATCGGAACGACCGGTCCGGCCGAGCGGCAAGTCGAGGAAGCGAAGGCCGTCTGCAGGCGGTGCTCCGTCACCAGTGACTGTCTGAACTGGGCCCTGGATACAGGTCAGGACTCCGGTGTGTGGGGAGGGCTGAGCGAAGACGAACGCCGAGCCTTGAAGCGGCAGGTCCGCCTACGGGTACGCACCGCGTGA
- a CDS encoding DUF397 domain-containing protein, with amino-acid sequence MSLPPTAAPVLPALEWRRPSQVNPAVPDIIEVALDGPRVLIRSSLGQAVRNSPGAFSDFVSAAKRGEYDDMLPSAS; translated from the coding sequence GTGTCCCTACCCCCCACCGCCGCGCCCGTCCTTCCCGCGCTGGAATGGCGACGACCGTCCCAGGTCAACCCCGCAGTGCCCGACATCATCGAGGTCGCCCTTGATGGGCCCCGCGTTCTGATCCGGTCGAGTCTGGGCCAGGCGGTACGGAACTCACCTGGTGCATTCAGCGACTTCGTGAGCGCGGCGAAGCGCGGGGAGTACGACGACATGCTCCCCTCGGCGTCATGA